The segment AAGCTTTTTCTTCAGTGCAATACCTGATGAATGAAGTTAACTTCGGCTGGCTGATCCGCTCCATCCACCGCTGGTCTGCCAGCATGATGGTGCTGATGATGATTTTGCACACCTTCCGGGTTTATCTGACCGGCGGCTTCAAAAAGCCCCGCGAATTAACCTGGGTGACAGGAGTCATCTTGGCAGTCCTCACTGTTTCTTTCGGCGTGACCGGCTACTCTCTGCCTTGGGATCAAATCGGTTACTGGGCAGTTAAAATCGTGTCCGGCGTACCCGAAGCCATTCCGTTTGTCGGTTCTACACTGGTAGAACTGCTGCGCGGCGGTGTCAGCGTCGGTCAAGGCACTTTGACTCGCTACTACAGCTTGCACACTTTCGTGTTGCCTTGGCTGATTAT is part of the Microcoleus sp. bin38.metabat.b11b12b14.051 genome and harbors:
- the petB gene encoding cytochrome b6, which produces MFSKQITDSKTYQWFEERLEIQALADDITTKYVPPHVNIFYCLGGITLVCFLIQFATGFAMTFYYRPTVAEAFSSVQYLMNEVNFGWLIRSIHRWSASMMVLMMILHTFRVYLTGGFKKPRELTWVTGVILAVLTVSFGVTGYSLPWDQIGYWAVKIVSGVPEAIPFVGSTLVELLRGGVSVGQGTLTRYYSLHTFVLPWLIIVFMLAHFLMIRKQGISGPL